From one Microbulbifer sp. A4B17 genomic stretch:
- a CDS encoding saccharopine dehydrogenase family protein: MINNLNKRVLILGGYGNFGARIAQMLKSEPDIQLIIAGHNKKLADRCAQSLGGLAEGLRLERDSINLAAQLKALHLDLLIHCAGPYQRETDYRVAKACIEARTPYIDISDARRFVCDFHRLSPAAKAAGITLVSGASSLPGLSSAALAEIQKELPVIHSVEAAIAPAHKVERGLATVRSGFESLGESFPQLRNGRWRESFAGNHLRSITLAHPVGKRWLCDFEVPDLELCPRYLPDLNTALFSTGTEPLILQAGLSLCAQLSRLNLPATSSRVARIAHKLSAHWPGGSSHGGMIVRALGEDAEGKKSGMQWQILGLDGDGPWIPAAPAVALARKFLRNEILENGALACWQLLKLEEILLELKDYSIVTAIEFLPSEQNALPALMVS; the protein is encoded by the coding sequence GTGATCAACAACCTGAATAAACGCGTATTGATTCTCGGCGGCTACGGCAATTTCGGCGCACGTATAGCGCAGATGCTGAAATCGGAGCCTGATATCCAGCTGATAATTGCCGGCCACAACAAGAAATTGGCAGACCGCTGCGCCCAATCACTCGGCGGCCTGGCCGAAGGGCTCAGACTGGAACGGGACTCCATTAACCTCGCCGCCCAACTAAAAGCCCTGCATCTGGATCTACTGATTCACTGTGCCGGCCCCTACCAGAGGGAAACCGACTACCGTGTGGCTAAGGCCTGTATAGAAGCGCGTACGCCCTATATTGATATCTCAGATGCTCGCCGCTTTGTGTGTGATTTCCACCGCCTTTCCCCCGCTGCCAAAGCCGCTGGTATTACATTGGTATCCGGTGCCAGCAGCCTGCCCGGGCTCAGCTCGGCGGCCCTGGCGGAGATCCAAAAGGAGTTGCCGGTTATCCACTCTGTAGAAGCGGCAATCGCACCAGCGCACAAAGTTGAACGCGGTCTCGCTACTGTGCGCTCAGGTTTTGAATCCCTGGGGGAGAGTTTTCCCCAGCTGCGCAACGGCCGCTGGAGAGAGTCCTTTGCCGGCAACCACCTGCGCTCAATTACCCTGGCCCACCCAGTGGGAAAGCGCTGGCTATGCGATTTTGAAGTGCCCGATCTGGAATTGTGTCCCAGGTACCTGCCCGACTTAAACACTGCATTGTTTTCCACCGGCACAGAACCGCTGATACTCCAGGCCGGTCTGTCGCTGTGCGCCCAGCTCTCGCGCCTGAACTTACCAGCCACCAGTTCCCGTGTTGCACGTATCGCCCATAAACTCAGCGCCCACTGGCCCGGCGGCAGCTCTCACGGCGGAATGATTGTTCGCGCATTGGGTGAAGATGCCGAGGGTAAAAAGTCTGGCATGCAGTGGCAAATTCTGGGACTGGATGGCGATGGCCCCTGGATTCCAGCAGCCCCCGCTGTTGCACTGGCGAGAAAATTCCTGCGCAATGAGATTTTGGAAAATGGTGCCCTCGCCTGCTGGCAGTTACTGAAACTGGAAGAAATACTACTTGAGCTGAAGGATTACTCTATCGTCACCGCGATCGAGTTTTTACCGAGCGAGCAAAACGCCCTGCCCGCCCTAATGGTCAGCTAG
- a CDS encoding FMN-binding glutamate synthase family protein, with product MSTPNPWCAYSGRNGIKRAIIPVTALILTPFFLVLTFTDSAWWLIALLISVFLVLLGIYDMLQTHWSITRNFPVAGRIRWLFLNLRPYFRAYMVEGDEEGRPYSIEARRLVYARSEGFSDMHPFGTEKDVQNEEYTWLTHSVKPEKNANTACRTEVGTGRCKQPYSAALLNISAMSFGALSAAAIEALNKGASIGGFYHDTGEGGISPYHRKHGGDLVWELGTGYFGARNDDGSFNPDLFREACNDQVKMTEIKLSQGAKPGHGGVLPGAKVTQEIASTRKVPPGQNCVSPRSHSMFSTPIEMLEFAEQMRDLSGGKPVGIKLCVGHIYEVMAIMKAMHETGKLVDFIVVDGAEGGTGAAPLELSNHVGMPLLEGLIIVRNALVGAGLKDKVKLAASGKVYSASGLAQCLAIGADWCNAARAFMFSVGCIQSQRCHTDTCPTGVTTQDPRRQRGLVVDVQSKRAAAFQAKTLEALGDIVAGAGLTDPRDLKPYHLIHRINAAESRPIDRIWHFLDKNSLIEAPEDTPYWHWWLAARADSFLPAIKLEEGKYASIRRSINR from the coding sequence ATGAGTACGCCCAACCCCTGGTGCGCCTATTCCGGTCGGAATGGTATAAAGCGCGCAATTATCCCTGTTACCGCACTCATCCTGACACCTTTCTTCCTGGTGCTCACTTTTACGGACAGCGCCTGGTGGTTGATTGCTCTGCTGATCAGCGTCTTCCTGGTCCTGCTGGGGATTTACGATATGCTCCAAACTCACTGGAGCATTACACGGAATTTTCCGGTTGCCGGGCGTATTCGCTGGTTATTCCTGAATCTACGCCCCTATTTTCGCGCTTATATGGTCGAGGGTGATGAAGAGGGGCGCCCCTATAGCATTGAGGCCCGACGCTTGGTCTACGCCCGCTCCGAAGGCTTTTCAGATATGCATCCGTTCGGGACCGAAAAGGATGTTCAGAACGAGGAGTATACCTGGCTCACCCACTCAGTGAAGCCTGAGAAAAATGCCAACACTGCCTGCCGCACAGAAGTGGGCACAGGCCGTTGCAAGCAACCCTACTCTGCCGCCCTACTAAACATTTCTGCTATGAGCTTTGGCGCCCTGTCCGCTGCCGCAATAGAAGCCTTGAATAAGGGAGCCTCAATTGGCGGTTTTTACCACGATACAGGTGAGGGCGGCATCAGCCCCTATCACCGCAAGCACGGCGGCGACCTGGTCTGGGAGTTAGGCACCGGATATTTCGGTGCCCGCAACGACGACGGCAGCTTTAATCCCGACCTGTTCCGTGAGGCCTGTAATGACCAGGTAAAAATGACGGAGATTAAATTGAGCCAAGGGGCCAAGCCCGGACACGGCGGGGTACTGCCCGGTGCCAAGGTCACTCAGGAAATCGCTTCCACCCGCAAGGTACCTCCCGGCCAGAACTGTGTCTCCCCCCGCTCACATTCTATGTTCTCCACCCCCATCGAAATGCTGGAATTCGCCGAGCAAATGCGAGATCTGTCCGGCGGTAAACCGGTTGGGATAAAACTCTGCGTAGGGCATATCTACGAAGTGATGGCCATTATGAAAGCCATGCACGAGACCGGAAAGCTGGTGGATTTTATTGTGGTGGACGGTGCCGAAGGTGGCACTGGCGCAGCACCACTGGAACTCTCCAATCATGTGGGAATGCCACTGTTGGAGGGCCTGATTATCGTGCGTAATGCCCTGGTGGGAGCGGGCCTGAAGGACAAGGTCAAACTGGCTGCCAGCGGTAAGGTTTACTCCGCCTCCGGCCTGGCCCAATGCCTAGCCATCGGAGCCGACTGGTGCAATGCCGCACGGGCATTTATGTTTTCCGTAGGCTGTATCCAATCCCAACGCTGCCACACGGATACCTGTCCCACTGGCGTTACCACCCAGGACCCACGGAGACAACGCGGGCTGGTGGTAGATGTACAGAGCAAAAGAGCAGCTGCGTTCCAGGCAAAAACTCTCGAAGCACTGGGGGATATCGTGGCCGGCGCGGGGCTTACCGATCCCCGGGACCTGAAGCCCTACCACCTGATCCACCGAATCAATGCCGCCGAATCCAGGCCAATAGACCGCATCTGGCATTTCCTCGACAAAAATTCATTAATCGAAGCACCGGAAGACACCCCCTATTGGCACTGGTGGCTGGCCGCACGGGCTGACAGTTTTCTACCTGCGATCAAGCTCGAAGAAGGCAAGTACGCATCGATCCGCCGCTCCATTAATCGCTAG
- a CDS encoding thiamine pyrophosphate-dependent enzyme, which translates to MQTVSEIIVDTLVKAGAKRCYGIVGDTINHFTSAVRTSDLEWVHVRHEEVGAFAAGGESYLTGELSVCAGTAGPGSLHFINGIFESHRNGAPVLLIASRIDRAEQGLGFPQEVDQQRLYEQCSVFCETLTDPDQARRMISLAVQTALNRRGVAVVQISGDIFKEKSKDSLPWSVHRPNWIARPSDSELDALAKKINAAKNITIYGGIGCRYAHDEVVKLGQHLAAPIAHTTKSKEFLEYDNPCHVGMTGILGNPAGYRATMTCDLLLCLGTDFAYTQFYPEKATIVQIDAEAPHLGRRTPVDMGLVGHIGPTIEALLPRLKARTDSSFLNDLLERYKKDREEMESRGKEKDPSLIHPQFVSQTLNKLADDDAVFTADGGACMVWLLRDLTANGKRSFLTSLSHGTMANAYPQALGMAKAYPERQVIAMCGDGGMTMLMGDLLTLVQEKIPVKVLVFNNHSLGFVEMEQRIEGLLDSYTDLQNPDFGRVAEACGISGASIESADQLEESMKRWLATDGPALLSVPTNRVELVMPPEVTAQQVTSTALFGLKAILNGRADEVVDLLRDNFLR; encoded by the coding sequence ATGCAGACTGTTTCAGAAATTATCGTCGATACACTGGTTAAGGCCGGTGCCAAGCGGTGTTACGGCATTGTCGGCGATACCATCAATCACTTCACCTCTGCAGTGCGCACCTCTGATCTGGAGTGGGTACATGTACGCCACGAGGAAGTGGGCGCTTTTGCAGCTGGGGGTGAGTCCTACCTTACCGGTGAATTGAGCGTCTGCGCAGGAACCGCAGGGCCCGGCAGCCTGCACTTTATCAACGGTATTTTTGAGAGCCACCGCAATGGCGCCCCGGTGCTACTGATAGCCTCCCGCATCGATCGGGCGGAACAGGGTTTAGGCTTCCCCCAGGAAGTAGACCAACAAAGGCTCTACGAACAATGTTCGGTGTTCTGTGAAACACTGACAGATCCAGATCAAGCCCGCCGAATGATTTCTCTGGCCGTACAAACCGCGCTCAACCGCCGGGGGGTGGCAGTAGTGCAAATCAGTGGCGACATCTTCAAGGAAAAAAGTAAAGACAGCCTGCCCTGGTCTGTACACCGCCCAAACTGGATAGCGCGCCCGTCTGACAGTGAGCTCGACGCGCTAGCTAAGAAAATCAACGCAGCAAAGAACATTACTATTTACGGTGGTATCGGCTGTCGCTACGCCCACGATGAAGTAGTAAAGCTGGGACAACACCTGGCTGCTCCTATCGCTCATACAACCAAGTCGAAAGAGTTTCTCGAATACGACAACCCCTGCCATGTGGGCATGACCGGGATTCTCGGCAATCCGGCCGGGTACCGGGCAACGATGACTTGCGACTTGCTACTGTGCCTGGGCACCGACTTTGCCTACACCCAGTTCTACCCGGAAAAAGCCACCATTGTTCAAATTGATGCAGAAGCGCCACACCTTGGAAGGCGCACCCCTGTGGATATGGGCCTGGTAGGACATATAGGCCCCACTATTGAGGCACTTTTGCCCAGGTTAAAAGCGCGTACCGACAGCAGCTTTCTCAATGACCTGCTCGAGCGATACAAAAAGGACCGAGAAGAGATGGAGAGCCGAGGCAAGGAGAAGGATCCGAGTCTAATCCACCCGCAATTTGTCTCCCAGACACTCAATAAGCTGGCCGATGACGATGCCGTATTCACCGCCGACGGCGGCGCCTGTATGGTTTGGTTGCTCCGCGACCTGACTGCCAACGGTAAACGCTCATTTCTCACCAGCCTTTCCCACGGCACCATGGCCAACGCCTACCCCCAGGCCCTGGGTATGGCGAAAGCCTATCCAGAGCGCCAGGTGATCGCTATGTGCGGCGATGGTGGTATGACCATGTTAATGGGAGACCTGCTTACGCTGGTACAAGAGAAAATCCCGGTAAAAGTCCTGGTTTTCAACAATCACTCGCTCGGCTTTGTAGAGATGGAGCAGCGTATCGAGGGGCTGCTCGACAGCTATACCGATTTACAGAACCCCGACTTTGGCCGTGTCGCCGAGGCCTGCGGCATCAGCGGTGCCAGTATCGAGAGTGCAGATCAGCTGGAGGAAAGCATGAAGCGCTGGCTCGCCACGGACGGACCGGCATTACTCAGCGTGCCGACAAACCGTGTGGAACTGGTGATGCCACCGGAAGTTACGGCGCAACAAGTCACCTCCACCGCACTGTTCGGACTCAAGGCAATACTCAACGGCCGCGCCGATGAGGTGGTGGATTTGCTACGAGATAATTTCCTGCGCTGA
- a CDS encoding Orn/Lys/Arg decarboxylase N-terminal domain-containing protein — protein sequence MHHLGQQRHNRMLALMASAEFDDNSAPGRAATRLRNELSERNIDLVTTTSSSDAGVILSTNPAIQCLLINWALPGEGACPALDVLEQLRARNLKMPVFLLADQQTVSTMPRRALELANDFIWMLEDTPTFIGGRIQGAIERYRHTVLPPMFRALTHFARVHEYSWHTPGHTGGTAFLKSPAGRAFYDFFGENMLRSDLSVSVTELGSLLDHAGPIAEGERYAAKVFGADRTYYVTNGSSTSNRVILMASVTRGQLALCDRNCHKSVEHAITMSGAVPTYLVPLRNHYGLIGPVPPQQLSATAITEAIRQNPLAKQAKNSRAIHAVITNSTYDGLCYNVRRVEELLGESVDRLHFDEAWYSYARFNPIYRDRFAMYDQGEAEAREGPSKFATQSTHKLLAALSQASMIHIRDGRKPIEHGRFNEAFMMHASTSPLYSIMASNDVSAAMMDGPGGTALTDEAIAEAVAFRQVLARLRQEYRDKEEWFFDGWQPDHVTDPDNGHNYAFHSAPADLLCHQPDCWLLNPGDSWHGFGDIEPGYCMLDPIKVSITTPGMQRDGLLAEKGIPAGIVSKYLDNLGIIVEKTTDFTILFLFSIGITKGKWGTLINALLAFKRDYDKNRPLSQCLPNLLQQYPAYRDIGLRDLAGDMFSTMKKLRTTAQMSAGFSALPKADCSPVQAYETLVRGDVERLPLNRLAGRTAANGVVPYPPGIPLLMPGENFGDSNSPALSYLKVLESFDRQFPGFVHDNHGVEVRDGHYHIYALRGDSP from the coding sequence ATGCACCACCTCGGACAGCAACGCCACAACCGCATGCTGGCCCTGATGGCCAGCGCAGAGTTCGACGACAACAGTGCTCCGGGGCGTGCTGCCACTCGGCTTCGCAACGAATTGTCCGAACGCAATATCGACCTGGTGACAACCACCAGCAGCAGTGATGCCGGAGTTATCCTCAGCACCAACCCAGCGATACAGTGCTTGTTAATCAACTGGGCTCTACCCGGTGAAGGGGCGTGCCCCGCCCTGGATGTGCTGGAACAACTGCGCGCCCGCAATCTCAAAATGCCCGTTTTTCTGCTCGCCGACCAGCAGACCGTCAGCACCATGCCGCGCCGGGCACTGGAGCTGGCCAATGACTTTATCTGGATGCTGGAGGACACCCCCACTTTTATCGGGGGACGAATCCAGGGGGCCATTGAGCGATACCGCCACACAGTCCTTCCGCCGATGTTTCGCGCCCTCACCCACTTTGCACGAGTACATGAATACTCGTGGCACACACCTGGCCATACTGGCGGCACCGCCTTTCTGAAATCTCCAGCGGGACGCGCGTTTTACGACTTTTTTGGGGAAAATATGCTGCGTTCCGATTTGTCGGTATCGGTGACAGAGCTGGGCTCCCTACTCGACCACGCGGGCCCCATTGCCGAGGGCGAGCGCTATGCGGCAAAGGTATTTGGCGCGGACAGGACTTACTATGTCACCAACGGCTCCTCCACTTCTAACAGGGTAATCCTGATGGCGTCCGTTACCCGTGGACAGCTGGCTCTGTGTGACCGCAACTGCCATAAATCCGTAGAGCACGCCATCACCATGTCCGGTGCGGTACCCACTTACCTGGTACCACTGCGCAATCACTATGGCCTTATCGGCCCGGTGCCACCACAGCAGCTCAGCGCCACAGCTATAACTGAAGCCATCCGACAGAACCCTTTGGCGAAACAGGCAAAAAACTCCCGCGCCATTCACGCGGTTATTACCAACTCCACCTATGACGGCCTTTGCTACAACGTGCGCAGGGTTGAGGAGCTTCTCGGCGAGTCTGTCGACCGATTGCACTTTGACGAGGCCTGGTATTCCTATGCGCGCTTCAACCCTATCTACCGGGATCGTTTCGCTATGTACGACCAAGGGGAGGCTGAGGCGAGAGAGGGGCCAAGCAAATTTGCCACACAATCAACCCACAAACTGCTGGCCGCCCTTTCCCAAGCCTCCATGATCCACATTCGCGACGGACGTAAACCTATCGAACACGGGCGCTTTAATGAAGCTTTTATGATGCATGCATCAACCTCGCCGCTCTATTCCATCATGGCATCCAACGATGTCAGCGCGGCCATGATGGACGGCCCCGGGGGCACTGCACTAACCGATGAAGCCATCGCCGAAGCAGTGGCCTTCCGTCAGGTTTTGGCACGTCTGCGGCAGGAGTACCGCGACAAGGAGGAGTGGTTTTTTGATGGCTGGCAACCGGACCATGTCACCGACCCGGATAACGGACACAACTATGCCTTTCACAGTGCGCCGGCGGACTTGTTATGTCACCAACCGGACTGCTGGCTATTAAACCCCGGTGATTCCTGGCACGGTTTTGGGGATATTGAACCCGGATACTGTATGTTGGACCCCATCAAAGTCTCGATCACCACCCCCGGTATGCAGCGCGATGGTCTGCTTGCAGAAAAGGGGATACCGGCGGGGATTGTCAGTAAATACCTGGACAACCTCGGAATTATTGTGGAGAAAACTACTGACTTCACCATCCTGTTCCTGTTTTCCATCGGTATCACCAAGGGCAAATGGGGCACCCTTATCAACGCACTGCTGGCTTTTAAACGGGACTATGATAAGAACCGCCCCCTGAGCCAGTGCCTGCCAAATCTATTACAGCAATATCCCGCATACCGGGATATCGGTTTACGCGACCTTGCCGGAGACATGTTTTCCACCATGAAAAAACTGCGTACTACCGCGCAAATGTCCGCAGGATTTTCGGCGCTGCCCAAGGCCGACTGCAGTCCGGTCCAAGCCTATGAAACCCTGGTGCGCGGCGATGTGGAAAGACTGCCCTTAAACCGCCTGGCGGGGCGCACTGCCGCTAACGGCGTTGTCCCCTACCCCCCGGGAATTCCACTGCTGATGCCCGGAGAGAATTTTGGAGATTCCAATAGCCCGGCTTTGAGTTACCTCAAAGTCCTTGAGTCCTTCGATCGACAGTTTCCCGGCTTTGTCCACGATAACCACGGAGTAGAGGTGCGGGACGGCCACTATCATATTTACGCCCTGCGGGGAGACTCGCCATAG